A single window of Anomaloglossus baeobatrachus isolate aAnoBae1 chromosome 5, aAnoBae1.hap1, whole genome shotgun sequence DNA harbors:
- the LOC142312265 gene encoding oocyte zinc finger protein XlCOF7.1-like: protein MNIDKDKMVERILHLTLEILFRLTGEDYTVVKKTSSDRCQAPVSEGWGRPLSPITGSLPHPPIHENINDQKILELTYKMIELLTGEVPIRCQDVTVYFSMEEWEYLEEHKDLYKDVMMEIPQTLTSPALSSKRTTPERCPHPLLPQDCKQEDPNVPQDHQGEDLTHINTTKTYVRGDERSKDEIPTDNRPGSFCMICLIVVGLSCLTYVSAILW, encoded by the exons aTGAATATAGACaaagacaagatggtggagaggatattacacctcaccctagagatcctcttccggcttactggagag gactacacagtagtgaagaagacctctagtgatcgctgtcaggcacctgtgtctgagggatggggaagacccctgagcccaatcacggggtctctacctcaccccccgatacatgagaacatcaatgaccagaagatcctagaactcacctacaaaatGATTGAGcttctgactggagag gttcctattaggtgtcaggacgtcaccgtctatttctccatggaggagtgggagtatttagaagagcACAAAGatttgtacaaggacgtcatgatggaaatTCCCCagaccctcacatcaccag ctctatccagtaagaggacaaccccagagagatgtccccatcctcttctcccacaggactgtaaacaagaagatcccaatgttcctcaggatcatcag ggggaagatctgacccatattaatactacaaagACATATgttaggggtgatgagcggagtaaagacgaGATTcccacagataaccgcccag GTTCATTCTGTATGATATGTTTGATTGTGGTGGGATTATCCTGCCTCACTTATGTGAGTGCAATTCTCTGGTAG